The Nocardioides panzhihuensis genome has a segment encoding these proteins:
- a CDS encoding beta-ketoacyl-ACP synthase 3, which produces MISAPSGSPHARILGVGGYRPNRVVPNSEIVDLIDSSDEWIRTRSGITERRWANEDETVQMMSVAASRKALEHAGIGIDQIDCVLVATVSHLRQTPAVAALVADELGADHPAAFDVSAACAGFCHGIAMASDLVRGGSAKHVLVIGVERLSDITNPHDRGTAFIFADGAGAAVVGPSDEPGIGPVVWGSSGDKADMIQTPDWFVANEAKEIPWLTMDGNPVFRWAAFAMAKVGQEALEKAGITADELDCFVPHQANMRIVDALARSMKLPATVEIARDIATMGNTSAASVPLALERMIEQGQAKSGDTALLIAFGAGLVYAAQVVVVP; this is translated from the coding sequence GTGATCTCAGCCCCTTCAGGTTCCCCGCACGCCCGCATCCTCGGCGTCGGTGGCTACCGCCCCAACCGGGTGGTCCCCAACAGCGAGATCGTCGACCTGATCGACTCCTCCGACGAGTGGATCCGCACCCGCTCCGGCATCACCGAGCGTCGCTGGGCGAACGAGGACGAGACCGTCCAGATGATGTCTGTCGCCGCCTCACGCAAGGCGCTCGAGCACGCCGGGATCGGCATCGACCAGATCGACTGCGTCCTGGTGGCGACGGTGAGCCACCTGCGTCAGACGCCTGCCGTCGCCGCGCTGGTCGCCGACGAGCTCGGCGCCGACCACCCGGCCGCCTTCGACGTATCGGCAGCCTGCGCAGGCTTCTGTCACGGCATCGCGATGGCCAGCGACCTCGTCCGAGGTGGCAGCGCCAAGCACGTGCTCGTGATCGGGGTCGAGCGACTCTCCGACATCACCAACCCGCACGACCGCGGCACCGCCTTCATCTTCGCCGACGGCGCCGGAGCGGCTGTGGTCGGGCCCAGCGACGAGCCGGGCATCGGTCCGGTGGTGTGGGGATCGTCCGGCGACAAGGCCGACATGATCCAGACCCCGGACTGGTTCGTGGCGAACGAGGCCAAGGAGATCCCCTGGCTGACGATGGACGGCAACCCGGTCTTCCGCTGGGCCGCCTTCGCGATGGCCAAGGTCGGGCAGGAGGCGCTCGAGAAGGCCGGCATCACCGCCGACGAGCTCGACTGCTTCGTGCCTCACCAGGCCAACATGCGCATCGTCGACGCCCTCGCCCGCTCCATGAAGCTGCCGGCGACGGTCGAGATCGCCCGCGACATCGCCACCATGGGCAACACCTCGGCCGCCTCGGTCCCGCTCGCCCTGGAGCGGATGATCGAGCAGGGCCAAGCAAAATCCGGTGACACCGCTCTGCTCATCGCCTTCGGCGCAGGGCTGGTCTACGCCGCCCAGGTCGTCGTCGTCCCTTAG
- a CDS encoding acyl carrier protein: MATTEEIRSDLAEIVNEVAGIDVADVQLDKSFVDDLDVDSLSMVEVVVAAEEKFGVSIPDEEVKNLKTVGDAVSFIEKASANA, translated from the coding sequence ATGGCCACCACCGAAGAGATCCGCTCCGACCTCGCCGAGATCGTCAACGAGGTCGCCGGCATCGATGTCGCCGACGTTCAGCTCGACAAGTCCTTCGTCGATGACCTCGACGTCGACTCGCTGTCCATGGTCGAGGTCGTCGTCGCTGCCGAGGAGAAGTTCGGCGTTTCCATCCCCGACGAGGAGGTCAAGAACCTCAAGACCGTCGGCGACGCGGTGAGCTTCATCGAGAAGGCTTCCGCGAACGCCTGA
- a CDS encoding NAD(P)/FAD-dependent oxidoreductase → MTDLPADLPADTTTDPLVTLPAEADVAICGAGPIGAATACFLARPGLRVVVLDYDPAGDPANLATYRYSGGSIRWTWPDPVKREMTTETEKFIRDAAPHADLAMLQNTYHLLHTGELIPALNVSATRLVELLRDQAEERGAQFVDAAAVTGVRPDGSGHIVETSRGTVRAGRVLGAMGAANATVFPQSSATPEKRQLFVLDLPVPPEREQMPHTIVPVGDGFGYVFLKLIDDRLRVLVGQEDIVEDDDTSGPVDHWTTILDRGLGATLPWLREARVDDILWGVDTAQKTLVVDEPAPGLLIANCGSAIRSAAWLGRTLAERLDA, encoded by the coding sequence TTGACCGATCTGCCCGCCGACCTGCCCGCTGACACGACCACTGACCCGCTCGTGACTCTGCCCGCGGAGGCCGATGTGGCGATCTGCGGAGCCGGACCCATCGGCGCCGCAACGGCCTGCTTCCTGGCCAGGCCGGGCCTGCGTGTGGTGGTGCTCGACTACGACCCCGCGGGCGATCCGGCGAACCTCGCGACCTACCGCTACTCCGGGGGCAGCATCCGCTGGACCTGGCCGGACCCGGTCAAGCGCGAGATGACGACAGAGACCGAGAAGTTCATCCGCGACGCCGCACCCCATGCGGATCTGGCGATGCTCCAGAACACCTATCACCTGCTCCACACCGGTGAGCTCATCCCGGCGCTCAACGTCTCCGCCACGCGGCTGGTCGAGCTGCTGCGAGACCAGGCGGAAGAGCGGGGAGCACAGTTCGTCGACGCTGCCGCCGTCACCGGGGTCCGTCCGGACGGCTCCGGGCACATCGTCGAGACCTCCCGTGGCACCGTCCGCGCCGGACGGGTCCTCGGAGCGATGGGTGCCGCCAACGCCACGGTGTTCCCGCAGAGCAGCGCGACGCCCGAGAAGCGCCAGCTCTTCGTGCTCGACCTCCCGGTGCCACCCGAACGCGAGCAGATGCCCCACACGATCGTGCCCGTCGGCGACGGCTTCGGTTACGTCTTCCTCAAGCTCATCGACGACCGGCTGCGGGTCCTGGTCGGCCAGGAGGACATCGTCGAGGACGACGACACCTCAGGACCTGTCGACCACTGGACGACGATCCTCGACCGTGGACTCGGCGCGACCCTCCCCTGGCTTCGCGAGGCCCGCGTCGACGACATCCTCTGGGGCGTCGACACGGCACAGAAGACCCTCGTGGTCGATGAACCCGCGCCCGGCCTGCTCATCGCCAACTGCGGCAGCGCCATCCGCTCTGCCGCCTGGCTGGGACGTACGCTCGCCGAGCGCCTGGACGCTTAG
- a CDS encoding acyltransferase domain-containing protein: MLVIVAPGQGAQTPGFLTPWLEDPAFAARMEWLSTVAGIDLIHYGTNADAETIRATEIAQPLLVATGLVAALQLFPHPADAFAKIGAVAGHSVGEITAAAGARAISAEQAMVLVRERGKAMAEAAAKTPTGMTAVLGGSRDEVLASIEKHGLTPANDNGPGQIVAAGTLEQLEAFAAEPPAKARLMPLSVAGAFHTEHMEPAVGHLARLAQSVTTHDPRTRLISNKDGQIVHDGAKALGRIVGQIANPVRWDLCLDTMSDIGVTGILEMPPAGTLTGIAKRALKGVETFALKTPDQLEDARAFVEKHGETNLIETTPTWRLVVSPTKGTFKLSEAVSGVDVIPAGTDIGAIASLRDTIVITSAHGGEIIEWLVEDGDLVSPGQPLLRLHPTGAQHS, translated from the coding sequence GTGCTCGTCATTGTCGCCCCAGGACAAGGTGCTCAGACACCAGGATTCCTCACCCCGTGGTTGGAGGACCCCGCTTTCGCCGCTCGTATGGAGTGGCTCTCAACCGTCGCAGGCATCGACCTGATCCACTACGGCACGAATGCCGACGCAGAGACCATCCGCGCCACCGAGATCGCCCAGCCGTTGCTGGTCGCCACCGGTCTGGTCGCGGCCCTCCAGCTCTTCCCGCACCCCGCGGACGCCTTCGCGAAGATCGGCGCAGTCGCCGGCCACAGCGTCGGTGAGATCACCGCCGCCGCGGGTGCCCGCGCGATCAGCGCCGAGCAGGCGATGGTGCTCGTGCGCGAGCGCGGCAAAGCCATGGCCGAGGCCGCCGCGAAGACGCCGACCGGCATGACCGCGGTCCTCGGCGGCTCCCGCGACGAGGTGCTCGCCTCGATCGAGAAGCACGGCCTCACCCCCGCCAACGACAACGGCCCCGGCCAGATCGTCGCCGCGGGCACGCTCGAGCAGCTCGAGGCGTTCGCGGCCGAGCCGCCCGCCAAGGCAAGGCTGATGCCGCTCAGCGTCGCCGGCGCCTTCCACACCGAGCACATGGAGCCCGCCGTCGGCCACCTGGCCCGGCTGGCCCAGAGCGTCACGACCCACGACCCGCGTACGCGCCTGATCAGCAACAAGGACGGCCAGATCGTCCACGACGGCGCCAAGGCCCTGGGCCGGATCGTCGGCCAGATCGCCAACCCCGTCCGCTGGGACCTCTGCCTCGACACCATGTCCGACATCGGTGTCACCGGCATCTTGGAGATGCCGCCGGCCGGCACCCTGACCGGGATCGCGAAGCGTGCTCTCAAGGGGGTCGAGACCTTCGCGCTCAAGACTCCCGACCAGCTCGAGGACGCCCGCGCGTTCGTCGAGAAGCACGGCGAGACCAACCTGATCGAGACCACGCCCACGTGGCGGCTGGTCGTCTCCCCGACCAAGGGCACGTTCAAGCTCTCCGAGGCCGTCTCCGGGGTCGACGTGATCCCCGCCGGCACCGACATCGGCGCCATCGCCAGCCTCCGCGACACCATCGTGATCACGTCCGCCCACGGCGGCGAGATCATCGAATGGCTGGTCGAGGACGGCGACCTCGTCTCCCCCGGTCAGCCGCTGCTGCGTCTGCACCCGACGGGGGCGCAGCACTCGTGA
- a CDS encoding glutamate-cysteine ligase family protein, translated as MLYSAGFEFEYALVSGTGTFHDFGDLDFAALQHALADGSGTTDEGLVRGDLGIKNGYWYLEGDERFDPNGVFTSMLVKGVEIRTPICSNTTEAADRLIDLQDDLSARLDPLGLRLGIVGFNPVREAYVLDPPLNEWEQRMRAEHREYDHAEVSNLSYGPDINLSFPELSAAEVVEVTRRLTYYSPFMVPFSFSSPFHAGRPWHGPSKRTYERTWRRVAARCFVGSPPAGAEPTMVHPPRIPREEGRIEFKAFDAFLSRDLLLAGAALTLGVCLADDLPGLADTPSRDLHQRAAMAAFADPEIAAGAREVLTAAHRALAAGSTMGAEAGHLDRLDQLLRAGRTPADSLLDAYSRTGLMYLSEGLR; from the coding sequence GTGCTCTACTCCGCCGGGTTCGAGTTCGAGTATGCCCTGGTGAGCGGGACGGGCACCTTCCATGACTTCGGGGACCTCGACTTCGCCGCCCTCCAACACGCCCTCGCCGACGGCTCCGGCACCACCGACGAAGGTCTGGTGCGCGGCGACCTCGGCATCAAGAACGGCTACTGGTACCTCGAGGGAGACGAGCGGTTCGACCCCAATGGCGTCTTCACGTCGATGCTGGTCAAGGGGGTGGAGATCCGCACCCCGATCTGCTCGAACACGACCGAGGCCGCCGACCGGCTGATCGATCTGCAGGACGATCTCTCCGCACGTCTCGATCCCCTGGGCCTGCGCCTGGGCATCGTCGGCTTCAACCCGGTCCGAGAGGCGTACGTCCTCGACCCGCCGCTCAACGAGTGGGAGCAGCGGATGCGGGCCGAGCACCGCGAGTACGACCATGCCGAGGTCTCCAACCTGAGCTACGGCCCCGACATCAACCTCTCCTTCCCCGAGCTCTCCGCGGCCGAGGTCGTCGAGGTGACCCGGCGGCTGACCTACTACAGCCCGTTCATGGTGCCGTTCAGCTTCAGCTCTCCGTTCCACGCCGGCCGGCCGTGGCACGGCCCCAGCAAGCGCACCTACGAGCGCACCTGGCGGCGGGTGGCGGCGCGCTGCTTCGTGGGCTCACCGCCGGCGGGGGCGGAACCCACGATGGTCCACCCGCCGCGGATCCCCCGCGAGGAGGGACGCATCGAGTTCAAGGCCTTCGACGCCTTCCTCTCCCGTGACCTGCTGCTCGCCGGCGCCGCCCTGACGCTCGGGGTCTGTCTCGCCGACGACCTCCCCGGCCTCGCCGACACCCCCAGCCGTGACCTGCACCAGCGTGCCGCCATGGCCGCCTTCGCCGATCCGGAGATCGCCGCCGGCGCCCGCGAGGTGCTCACCGCAGCCCACCGAGCCCTCGCCGCGGGGTCGACCATGGGCGCGGAGGCCGGCCACCTCGACCGACTGGACCAGTTGCTGCGCGCGGGACGTACGCCTGCCGATAGCCTTCTGGACGCATATTCGCGCACAGGCCTGATGTACCTCTCGGAAGGACTTCGTTGA
- a CDS encoding beta-ketoacyl-[acyl-carrier-protein] synthase family protein: protein MSSRTRVVITGLGTTNPVGGDVATTWDALIAGRSGIRELTEEWANDLPVRIAGRIAVEPSEVLERVKARRLDRSAQFAVVAAAEAWKDAGFEGTATEAGLDGERLGVAVATGIGGVTTLLDNYDILLAKGPRRVSPLSVPMLMANASSANISLTYGARAAAQTPISACASGSEAVALAADQIRLGRADVVLAGGTEAAIHPLPIAAFANMMALSKTASGPDGGDPTTVSRPWDTGRDGFVLGEGAGIVVLERLEHAQARGARIYAEVLGAGVTADAHDIAQPDPEGRGGSRAIKGALEDGDVDPSTIVHVNAHATSTPQGDIAEGLMLHATLGNHVENVVVTSTKSMTGHLLGGAGALETVATVLAIHHRQSPRTINLDNLDPAVELDIATKTRDLPAGDIAALNNSFGFGGANVAVIYGSL from the coding sequence ATGAGCAGCCGCACCCGAGTAGTCATCACCGGATTGGGCACCACCAACCCGGTCGGCGGAGACGTAGCCACCACCTGGGATGCCTTGATCGCCGGCCGCTCCGGCATCCGCGAGCTCACCGAGGAGTGGGCCAACGACCTGCCCGTACGCATCGCCGGCCGCATCGCCGTCGAGCCGTCCGAGGTCCTGGAGAGGGTCAAGGCCAGGCGCCTGGACCGCTCCGCACAGTTCGCCGTGGTCGCTGCGGCCGAAGCCTGGAAGGACGCCGGCTTCGAGGGCACAGCCACCGAGGCAGGCCTCGACGGTGAGCGCCTCGGCGTCGCCGTCGCCACCGGTATCGGCGGCGTGACCACCCTGCTCGACAACTACGACATCCTGCTGGCCAAGGGACCGCGCCGGGTCAGCCCGCTGTCCGTCCCGATGCTGATGGCCAACGCCTCATCAGCCAACATCTCTTTGACCTACGGCGCCCGCGCCGCGGCTCAGACCCCGATCTCCGCCTGTGCCTCCGGGTCCGAGGCAGTCGCGCTGGCCGCCGACCAGATCCGTCTGGGACGCGCCGACGTCGTGCTGGCCGGAGGCACCGAGGCAGCGATCCACCCGCTGCCGATCGCGGCCTTCGCCAACATGATGGCCCTGTCCAAGACCGCGTCCGGCCCCGACGGTGGCGACCCGACCACGGTCAGCCGCCCTTGGGACACCGGTCGTGACGGCTTCGTCCTCGGTGAGGGCGCGGGCATCGTCGTGCTCGAGAGGCTCGAGCACGCTCAGGCGCGCGGCGCCCGGATCTACGCCGAGGTCCTCGGCGCCGGCGTGACAGCCGACGCCCACGACATCGCTCAGCCCGACCCCGAGGGCCGCGGCGGCAGCCGTGCCATCAAGGGCGCGCTCGAGGACGGCGACGTCGACCCGAGCACGATCGTCCACGTGAACGCCCACGCGACCTCGACGCCGCAGGGCGACATCGCGGAGGGTCTTATGCTCCACGCCACCCTCGGCAACCACGTCGAGAACGTCGTGGTCACCTCGACCAAGTCCATGACCGGTCACCTGCTCGGTGGAGCCGGTGCTCTCGAGACCGTCGCGACCGTCCTGGCGATCCACCACCGCCAGTCGCCGCGGACCATCAACCTGGACAACCTCGACCCCGCGGTCGAGCTCGACATCGCGACCAAGACCCGCGACCTACCGGCCGGCGACATCGCCGCCCTCAACAACTCCTTCGGCTTCGGCGGCGCGAACGTCGCGGTGATCTACGGGAGCCTGTAG
- the aceE gene encoding pyruvate dehydrogenase (acetyl-transferring), homodimeric type → MGNRSRPRATIEDVTDESTETTGGPQGPTPAQPTVIHEGLPTQLPDIDPEETSEWLGSFDAMLESSGRERARYMMLRLLERAREKSVGVPALRSTDYINTIPSDREPWFPGDEDIERRIRAFIRWNAAVMVSSANRKGLEVGGHIATYQSSASLYEVGFNHFFRGKDHPGGGDQVFIQGHASPGIYARAFLEGRLNEEQLFRFRQEVQHGVGQGISSYPHPRLMPDFWEFPTVSMGLTGINSIYQARFNRYLQNRGVKDTSDQRVWAFLGDGEMGEPESLGAIRVAAREELDNLVWVINCNLQQLDGPVTGNGKVIQELESNFRGAGWNVIKVIWGREWDQLLAKDVDGTLVNKMNSTPDGQFQTYSVETGAYVRENFFGSDPRLRKMVEQMSDEQIRKLPRGGHDYRKVYAAFDAATKTVGQPTVILAHTIKGWTIDALEGKNATHQMKKLTMADLKKFRDRLLLPISDKELEATYEQTGAAPFFNPGPESAEIEYMMERRKQLGGPLPQRRVEFKPLTLPGEKIYTELKQGSGKNKVASTQATVRLLKDWMRDPEIGKRIVPIAPDEYRTFGMDAMFPSAKVYNPGGQQYESVDRKLLLSYKESAQGQMLHEGISEAGAMASATAAGTAYATHGEPMIPFYIFYSMFGFQRTGDSIWAMADMMGRGFLIGATAGRTTLTGEGLQHADGHSPLLAATNPAVVHYDPAFAYEVSHIMQNGLERMYGTSEEHPHGEDVIFYLTVYNEPVSQPKEPEDVDVEGILKGIHKVSTAEGEGPKVRLMASGVGFPWIEEAARLLEEEWGVKADTWSVTSWNELARDAIDAEQWSLNHPGETPRTPYVTEKLSASNGPVVAVSDYMRAVPLQIARWVPDDYRVLGADGFGFADTRPAARRFFQIDAQSVVVQALQALAEAGEIDGALVKKAFDAYRIDDPTAAKGIMQEGGDA, encoded by the coding sequence ATGGGCAACCGCTCTAGACCGCGTGCGACCATTGAGGATGTGACCGATGAATCCACCGAGACGACTGGTGGTCCGCAGGGCCCGACCCCCGCCCAGCCGACCGTAATCCACGAGGGTCTACCGACCCAGCTTCCGGACATTGATCCCGAAGAGACCAGTGAGTGGCTCGGCTCGTTCGACGCGATGCTCGAGTCGAGCGGACGCGAGCGAGCCCGCTACATGATGCTGCGTCTGCTGGAGCGTGCCCGAGAGAAGTCCGTCGGGGTCCCCGCACTGCGCAGCACCGACTACATCAACACCATCCCCTCCGACCGCGAGCCGTGGTTCCCGGGCGATGAGGACATCGAGCGACGCATCCGCGCCTTCATCCGCTGGAACGCCGCCGTCATGGTCTCCTCCGCCAACCGCAAGGGCCTCGAGGTGGGCGGCCACATCGCCACCTACCAGTCCTCCGCGAGCCTCTACGAGGTCGGCTTCAACCACTTCTTCCGCGGCAAGGACCACCCCGGCGGCGGCGACCAGGTCTTCATCCAGGGCCACGCCTCCCCCGGCATCTACGCGCGTGCGTTCCTCGAGGGCCGGCTCAACGAGGAGCAGCTCTTCCGGTTCCGCCAGGAGGTGCAGCACGGCGTCGGCCAGGGCATCTCGTCCTACCCGCACCCGCGTCTGATGCCCGACTTCTGGGAGTTCCCGACGGTCTCGATGGGCCTGACCGGGATCAACTCGATCTACCAGGCGCGGTTCAACCGCTACCTGCAGAACCGCGGCGTCAAGGACACCTCCGACCAGCGCGTGTGGGCCTTCCTCGGCGACGGTGAGATGGGTGAGCCCGAGTCGCTCGGCGCCATCCGGGTCGCCGCCCGCGAGGAGCTCGACAACCTGGTCTGGGTGATCAACTGCAACCTGCAGCAGCTCGACGGCCCGGTGACCGGCAACGGCAAGGTCATCCAGGAGCTGGAGTCCAACTTCCGCGGCGCCGGCTGGAACGTCATCAAGGTCATCTGGGGCCGCGAGTGGGACCAGCTGCTCGCGAAGGACGTCGACGGCACCCTGGTCAACAAGATGAACTCCACCCCCGACGGCCAGTTCCAGACCTACTCGGTCGAGACCGGTGCGTACGTCCGGGAGAACTTCTTCGGCTCCGACCCGCGCCTGCGCAAGATGGTCGAGCAGATGAGCGACGAGCAGATCCGCAAGCTCCCCCGCGGCGGTCACGACTACCGCAAGGTCTACGCGGCCTTCGACGCGGCGACCAAGACCGTCGGGCAGCCGACCGTCATCCTCGCCCACACCATCAAGGGCTGGACGATCGACGCTCTGGAGGGCAAGAACGCCACCCACCAGATGAAGAAGCTGACGATGGCGGACCTGAAGAAGTTCCGCGACCGGCTGCTGCTGCCGATCTCCGACAAGGAGCTCGAGGCGACCTATGAGCAGACCGGTGCGGCGCCGTTCTTCAACCCGGGTCCGGAGTCGGCCGAGATCGAGTACATGATGGAGCGCCGCAAGCAGCTCGGCGGCCCGCTCCCCCAGCGCCGGGTCGAGTTCAAGCCGCTCACCCTGCCGGGTGAGAAGATCTACACCGAGCTCAAGCAGGGCTCCGGCAAGAACAAGGTCGCCTCGACGCAGGCGACCGTCCGGCTCCTCAAGGACTGGATGCGTGACCCGGAGATCGGCAAGCGCATCGTCCCGATCGCACCCGACGAGTACCGCACCTTCGGCATGGACGCGATGTTCCCGAGCGCGAAGGTCTACAACCCGGGCGGCCAGCAGTACGAGAGCGTCGACCGGAAGTTGTTGCTCTCCTACAAGGAGTCCGCGCAGGGCCAGATGCTGCACGAGGGCATCTCGGAGGCAGGGGCGATGGCCTCCGCGACCGCTGCCGGCACCGCGTACGCGACCCACGGCGAGCCGATGATCCCGTTCTACATCTTCTACTCGATGTTCGGGTTCCAGCGCACCGGTGACTCGATCTGGGCGATGGCCGACATGATGGGCCGCGGCTTCCTGATCGGCGCCACCGCAGGTCGCACCACGCTGACCGGTGAGGGTCTCCAGCACGCCGACGGTCACTCCCCGCTGCTGGCGGCGACCAACCCGGCGGTCGTGCACTACGACCCCGCGTTCGCCTACGAGGTCTCGCACATCATGCAGAACGGCCTCGAGCGGATGTACGGCACGTCCGAGGAGCACCCGCACGGGGAGGACGTCATCTTCTACCTGACGGTCTACAACGAGCCGGTCAGCCAGCCCAAGGAGCCCGAGGACGTCGACGTCGAGGGCATCCTGAAGGGCATCCACAAGGTCTCGACCGCCGAGGGCGAGGGACCGAAGGTCCGCCTGATGGCCTCCGGCGTCGGCTTCCCGTGGATCGAGGAGGCTGCCCGCCTCCTCGAGGAGGAGTGGGGCGTCAAGGCCGACACCTGGTCGGTCACCTCGTGGAACGAGCTGGCTCGCGACGCCATCGACGCCGAGCAGTGGAGCCTCAACCATCCGGGCGAGACCCCGCGCACGCCGTACGTCACCGAGAAGCTCTCGGCGTCCAACGGTCCCGTCGTCGCGGTCTCCGACTACATGCGGGCCGTCCCGCTGCAGATCGCCCGCTGGGTGCCTGACGACTACCGCGTCCTCGGCGCCGACGGGTTCGGCTTCGCCGACACCCGCCCGGCCGCGCGTCGCTTCTTCCAGATCGACGCCCAGTCCGTCGTCGTCCAGGCCCTCCAGGCCCTGGCCGAGGCCGGCGAGATCGACGGCGCTCTGGTGAAGAAGGCCTTCGACGCCTACCGGATCGACGACCCGACTGCCGCGAAGGGCATCATGCAGGAGGGCGGGGACGCCTGA
- a CDS encoding carbohydrate kinase yields the protein MTSLDRDNAAADVLVVGEALVDVVTTADGATQEHPGGSGANVAVALGRLGRPVRYAASYADDARGQSLATHLAGSGVRMACDPHVLARTSTAQATIAADGSAAYVFDLEWKLGEIAVGTPRFVHIGSLAPVLSPGAETVFALLDGLPDGVRVLYDINMRPTLTGTGQEVVSRIERAAAYADVVKASDEDLETLYPGLGLDDAAARLLALGAGAVAVTRGGDGASWITTSERIDVSAEKVTVVDTIGAGDTFSAGLVDALWDDFERDRREVLAHGVRAAAITVSRAGANPPTRAELGA from the coding sequence GTGACCAGCCTGGATCGTGACAATGCCGCTGCTGACGTCTTGGTGGTAGGTGAGGCACTGGTCGACGTCGTCACCACGGCAGACGGCGCAACCCAGGAACATCCCGGCGGGAGCGGCGCCAACGTCGCCGTCGCGCTGGGTCGGCTCGGCCGGCCGGTGCGCTACGCCGCCTCCTATGCCGATGACGCGCGTGGACAGTCCCTGGCCACGCATCTGGCCGGGTCAGGGGTCCGGATGGCGTGCGACCCGCACGTGCTGGCCCGGACCTCGACCGCGCAGGCCACGATCGCGGCCGACGGGTCGGCGGCGTACGTCTTCGACCTGGAGTGGAAGCTCGGCGAGATCGCCGTGGGCACGCCGCGGTTCGTCCACATCGGGTCGCTCGCTCCGGTGCTCTCGCCCGGCGCCGAGACGGTCTTCGCGCTGCTCGACGGGCTCCCGGACGGTGTGCGCGTCCTCTATGACATCAACATGCGGCCCACGCTGACCGGAACGGGCCAGGAGGTCGTCTCGCGGATCGAGAGAGCCGCGGCGTACGCCGATGTGGTCAAGGCGAGCGACGAGGACCTGGAGACGCTCTACCCCGGGCTGGGGCTCGACGACGCGGCGGCTCGGCTGCTCGCGCTCGGCGCCGGCGCGGTCGCGGTGACCCGTGGTGGCGACGGCGCCAGCTGGATCACCACGTCCGAGCGGATCGACGTCAGTGCGGAGAAGGTGACGGTCGTGGACACCATCGGTGCCGGCGACACCTTCTCCGCCGGCCTGGTCGACGCGCTCTGGGACGACTTCGAGCGCGACCGGCGTGAGGTGCTCGCCCACGGCGTCCGCGCCGCGGCGATCACCGTCTCGCGCGCCGGTGCCAACCCGCCGACCCGCGCCGAGCTGGGCGCCTAA
- a CDS encoding PucR family transcriptional regulator, whose product MDDVTAVIPPTRQRTAQALRRATGRLATAATSRMDDAMPWFKDLSAKNRSLVGLIVQAGIKEFVGWYAGGASADTAKPDLAASMFGVAPRALTGIITLQQTVDLVRLSIEVVEANIDHLLGPEDAADVHEAIGRYAREVAFATAEVYARAAEQRGAWDARLEALVVDAVLRAETDEVVLSRASALGWDADLPLCVVLGHAPEGIGLDAAMEEVRRRARTHGLHTLCAVQGDRLVALLGGIDDPLKAAGRIDDLFADGPVVVGPVAAGLATAANSARAALSAYRAAPGWPDAPRPALSQSFLPERALAGDAWAHRYLIEHLYQPLVEARSTLIETLAAYFAAGGGLEATGRTLFVHPNTVRYRLKQVAELTGFSPTDSRDALTLQVALILGRQQDH is encoded by the coding sequence ATGGACGATGTGACCGCAGTTATCCCTCCCACCCGCCAGCGCACCGCGCAGGCGCTGCGGCGCGCGACCGGCCGGTTGGCGACCGCCGCCACGTCACGTATGGACGACGCGATGCCATGGTTCAAGGACCTCTCGGCCAAGAACCGCTCTCTGGTCGGCCTGATCGTCCAGGCGGGTATCAAGGAGTTCGTCGGCTGGTACGCCGGCGGCGCCTCCGCAGACACCGCCAAGCCCGACCTGGCCGCGTCGATGTTCGGCGTCGCGCCGCGGGCGCTGACCGGGATCATCACCCTCCAGCAGACCGTCGACCTGGTCCGGCTCTCGATCGAGGTCGTCGAGGCCAACATCGACCATCTCCTCGGCCCCGAGGACGCCGCCGACGTGCACGAGGCGATCGGCCGCTACGCCCGTGAGGTCGCCTTCGCCACCGCCGAGGTCTACGCCCGCGCCGCCGAGCAGCGCGGCGCCTGGGACGCCCGGCTCGAGGCGCTCGTGGTCGACGCCGTCCTGCGCGCCGAGACCGACGAGGTCGTCCTCTCCCGCGCCAGCGCGCTCGGCTGGGACGCCGACCTGCCGCTGTGCGTGGTGCTGGGCCACGCCCCCGAGGGGATCGGCCTCGACGCCGCCATGGAGGAGGTACGCCGCCGCGCCCGCACCCACGGCCTACACACCCTGTGCGCCGTCCAGGGAGACCGGCTCGTGGCCCTGCTCGGCGGCATCGACGATCCGTTGAAGGCGGCCGGCCGCATCGACGATCTCTTCGCAGACGGCCCCGTCGTGGTCGGACCGGTGGCCGCCGGACTGGCGACCGCCGCCAACTCTGCTCGGGCTGCGCTCTCGGCCTATCGGGCAGCGCCCGGATGGCCCGATGCGCCTCGGCCGGCCCTCAGCCAGTCCTTCCTGCCCGAACGTGCGCTGGCCGGCGACGCGTGGGCCCATCGCTACCTGATCGAGCATCTCTACCAGCCGCTGGTGGAGGCTCGCAGCACCCTGATCGAGACCCTGGCTGCGTACTTCGCCGCCGGCGGTGGCCTGGAGGCGACCGGGCGCACATTGTTCGTGCATCCGAACACCGTGCGCTACCGGCTCAAGCAGGTCGCCGAGCTCACCGGGTTCTCCCCGACCGACTCCCGCGACGCGCTCACCCTGCAGGTCGCCCTGATCCTCGGCCGGCAGCAGGACCACTGA